One stretch of Juglans microcarpa x Juglans regia isolate MS1-56 chromosome 3D, Jm3101_v1.0, whole genome shotgun sequence DNA includes these proteins:
- the LOC121255409 gene encoding serine/threonine-protein kinase PEPKR2-like isoform X1 translates to MEALGKKRKGLEILRLNHSSPKPLTTIWCHLSLENSSRHKKKCKEDEVKEVGSGKDVFQGIVTAPPCGSTSPNPPGRGLKRKIGCIEAATQMGRKKKIEQDYDLGVNIGQGKFGSVMLCRSKVSGEEFACKTLRKGEELVYQEVEIMQHLSGHPGVVTLRAVYEDAESFYLVMEFCSGGRLLDQMAREGHYSEHRAANILKELILVIKYCHDMGVVHRDIKPENILLTSSGQMKLADFGLAVRVSNGQSLAGVVGSPAYVAPEVLIGDYSEKVDIWSAGILLHALLVGMLPFQGDSVDAIFEAIKKVNLDFESGVWKSVSQPARNLIARMLTRDFSARLTADQVLRHPWLLFYTEQTLETLTFKSKTRNQVKLTSRRLTTVTGVESERSKITANSFLSDGSSLNSSSDGSSRRSEEQEGGLIDALAVAISRVRISEPKRSRLCSPTSPIRQECSSNMKVNNLCTAF, encoded by the exons ATGGAGGCACTTGGGAAGAAAAGGAAGGGATTGGAAATTTTACGGTTAAATCACAGTTCTCCAAAACCATTGACAACCATTTGGTGTCACTTATCATTGGAGAACAGCTCAAGGCACAAAAAGAAGTGCAAGGAAGATGAAGTTAAAGAAGTTGGTTCAGGTAAGGATGTATTTCAAGGAATTGTTACTGCTCCACCTTGTGGGAGCACCAGCCCAAATCCACCAGGGAGAGGTCTTAAGAGGAAAATAGGATGTATTGAGGCTGCAACTCAAATGGgtaggaagaagaaaattgagCAGGATTATGATTTGGGTGTGAATATTGGGCAAGGGAAGTTTGGGTCAGTGATGTTGTGTCGGAGTAAAGTGAGTGGAGAAGAGTTTGCGTGCAAGACCTTGCGAAAGGGTGAGGAGCTTGTATATCAGGAGGTGGAGATAATGCAGCATCTCTCTGGTCATCCTGGTGTTGTGACTCTGAGAGCGGTGTATGAAGATGCAGAATCCTTTTATCTTGTAATGGAGTTCTGCTCTGGTGGGCGGTTGCTTGATCAGATGGCTAGGGAAGGGCATTATTCTGAGCATCGAGCTGCTAATATACTCAAGGAATTGATTTTGGTTATCAAGTATTGTCATGATATGGGAGTTGTTCACCGAGACATAAAGCCAGAAAACATCCTGCTTACTAGTTCAGGACAGATGAAGCTTGCGGACTTTGGCTTAGCTGTGAGAGTGTCTAATG GTCAGAGCCTGGCAGGTGTGGTTGGAAGTCCTGCTTATGTTGCCCCTGAAGTTTTGATTGGTGATTACTCGGAAAAGGTTGATATCTGGAGTGCCGGTATCCTCCTCCATGCCCTTTTGGTTGGCATGCTTCCATTTCAGGGTGATTCTGTGGATGCAATTTTTGAGGCTATCAAGAAGGTGAACCTTGACTTTGAGAGTGGAGTGTGGAAATCAGTCTCTCAACCTGCCCGGAATCTGATTGCACGTATGCTGACAAGAGATTTTTCGGCAAGGCTAACTGCTGACCAAGTATTAA GACATCCATGGCTCTTGTTCTACACGGAACAAACATTGGAGACTTTAACATTCAAGTCAAAAACGAGAAACCAAGTAAAACTGACTTCCCGAAGACTGACTACTGTAACTGGAGTGGAGTCAGAGAGAAGCAAGATTACTGCCAACAGCTTTCTCAGTGATGGCTCTAGCCTAAATTCATCATCTGATGGTTCAAGTAGGAGGTCAGAAGAGCAGGAGGGTGGACTGATTGATGCCCTTGCAGTTGCGATTTCACGCGTTAGGATATCCGAACCAAAGAGAAGTAGGCTTTGCAGCCCCACCAGCCCAATCCGGCAAGAATGTTCCTCTAACATGAAGGTTAATAATCTCTGTACAGCGTTTTGA
- the LOC121255409 gene encoding serine/threonine-protein kinase PEPKR2-like isoform X2 encodes MEALGKKRKGLEILRLNHSSPKPLTTIWCHLSLENSSRHKKKCKEDEVKEVGSGKDVFQGIVTAPPCGSTSPNPPGRGLKRKIGCIEAATQMGRKKKIEQDYDLGVNIGQGKFGSVMLCRSKVSGEEFACKTLRKGEELVYQEVEIMQHLSGHPGVVTLRAVYEDAESFYLVMEFCSGGRLLDQMAREGHYSEHRAANILKELILVIKYCHDMGVVHRDIKPENILLTSSGQMKLADFGLAVRVSNGQSLAGVVGSPAYVAPEVLIGDYSEKVDIWSAGILLHALLVGMLPFQGDSVDAIFEAIKKVNLDFESGVWKSVSQPARNLIARMLTRDFSARLTADQVLTFSRTSMALVLHGTNIGDFNIQVKNEKPSKTDFPKTDYCNWSGVREKQDYCQQLSQ; translated from the exons ATGGAGGCACTTGGGAAGAAAAGGAAGGGATTGGAAATTTTACGGTTAAATCACAGTTCTCCAAAACCATTGACAACCATTTGGTGTCACTTATCATTGGAGAACAGCTCAAGGCACAAAAAGAAGTGCAAGGAAGATGAAGTTAAAGAAGTTGGTTCAGGTAAGGATGTATTTCAAGGAATTGTTACTGCTCCACCTTGTGGGAGCACCAGCCCAAATCCACCAGGGAGAGGTCTTAAGAGGAAAATAGGATGTATTGAGGCTGCAACTCAAATGGgtaggaagaagaaaattgagCAGGATTATGATTTGGGTGTGAATATTGGGCAAGGGAAGTTTGGGTCAGTGATGTTGTGTCGGAGTAAAGTGAGTGGAGAAGAGTTTGCGTGCAAGACCTTGCGAAAGGGTGAGGAGCTTGTATATCAGGAGGTGGAGATAATGCAGCATCTCTCTGGTCATCCTGGTGTTGTGACTCTGAGAGCGGTGTATGAAGATGCAGAATCCTTTTATCTTGTAATGGAGTTCTGCTCTGGTGGGCGGTTGCTTGATCAGATGGCTAGGGAAGGGCATTATTCTGAGCATCGAGCTGCTAATATACTCAAGGAATTGATTTTGGTTATCAAGTATTGTCATGATATGGGAGTTGTTCACCGAGACATAAAGCCAGAAAACATCCTGCTTACTAGTTCAGGACAGATGAAGCTTGCGGACTTTGGCTTAGCTGTGAGAGTGTCTAATG GTCAGAGCCTGGCAGGTGTGGTTGGAAGTCCTGCTTATGTTGCCCCTGAAGTTTTGATTGGTGATTACTCGGAAAAGGTTGATATCTGGAGTGCCGGTATCCTCCTCCATGCCCTTTTGGTTGGCATGCTTCCATTTCAGGGTGATTCTGTGGATGCAATTTTTGAGGCTATCAAGAAGGTGAACCTTGACTTTGAGAGTGGAGTGTGGAAATCAGTCTCTCAACCTGCCCGGAATCTGATTGCACGTATGCTGACAAGAGATTTTTCGGCAAGGCTAACTGCTGACCAAGTATTAA CTTTTTCCAGGACATCCATGGCTCTTGTTCTACACGGAACAAACATTGGAGACTTTAACATTCAAGTCAAAAACGAGAAACCAAGTAAAACTGACTTCCCGAAGACTGACTACTGTAACTGGAGTGGAGTCAGAGAGAAGCAAGATTACTGCCAACAGCTTTCTCAGTGA
- the LOC121255426 gene encoding pentatricopeptide repeat-containing protein At5g09450, mitochondrial, whose translation MAMASRSLFLALIRNGRDGGGLIFSAQSLSLVNRTGYLSRSLSSTTQSSEFLEESLNPQENDDLRSRIFRLRLPKRSAANVLHRWVSEGNQITISELRQISKELRKSQRYKHALEISEWMVARGEYELSDSDYAIRIDLMTKVFGIDAAERYFEGLPVTAKTSETYTALLHSYAGSKLTGKAEELYERIKESNLSYNALTYNEMMTLYMSVGHVEKVPIVVEELKRQKVAPDIFTYNLWISSCAATLNINEVRRILEEMSCDSSWNEDWMRYIKLTNIYIATGHLVNAESDSLVETEKGITQREWITYDFLIILYAGLGNKDRIDQIWKCLRMTKNKMTSRNYICILSSYLMLGHLKEVGEVIDQWKQSSTTEFDGSACSRLLDAFAEVGLTEKAHNFHILLVEKNCDPPSPSK comes from the exons ATGGCAATGGCCTCTCGCTCACTCTTCCTCGCTCTCATACG AAATGGCAGAGATGGCGGCGGCCTCATCTTCAGCGCTCAGTCACTCTCTCTCGTCAATAGGACTGGCTATCTTTCCAGGTCTCTCTCTTCGACCACTCAGAGTAGTGAGTTTCTTGAAGAGTCTTTGAATCCTCAGGAAAACGACGACCTTAGGAGCAGAATCTTCAGGCTCAGACTCCCCAAGCGGAGCGCTGCTAATGTTCTCCACAGATGGGTCAGCGAAGGCAATCAGATTACGATCTCGGAGCTGCGTCAAATCTCGAAGGAGCTCAGAAAGTCCCAGCGTTACAAGCACGCTCTCGAG ATATCAGAATGGATGGTTGCCCGTGGAGAGTATGAATTATCAGACTCTGACTATGCCATCCGCATTGACTTGATGACAAAAGTTTTTGGCATTGATGCTGCAGAACGTTACTTTGAAGGCCTACCTGTTACTGCAAAAACAAGTGAAACATACACTGCTCTCCTACACTCTTATGCTGGGTCTAAATTGACTGGAAAGGCTGAGGAACTTTATGAGAGGATAAAGGAGTCAAACCTGTCATACAATGCCCTTACATATAACGAGATGATGACTCTATACATGTCAGTTGGGCATGTTGAGAAGGTCCCCATTGTTGTCGAAGAGCTTAAACGGCAGAAGGTTGCTCCGGATATCTTTACGTACAATCTATGGATAAGTTCATGTGCTGCAACACTAAATATCAATGAAGTTAGAAGGATTCTAGAGGAAATGAGCTGCGATTCCAGTTGGAACGAAGATTGGATGAGATACATTAAGCTTACTAACATATATATTGCTACAGGCCATCTTGTAAATGCAGAGTCTGACTCTCTGGTTGAAACTGAGAAAGGTATTACACAAAGAGAATGGATAACATACGACTTCCTTATTATTCTGTATGCTGGTTTGGGAAACAAGGACAGGATTGATCAGATATGGAAATGCTTGAGAATGACCAAAAACAAGATGACAAGCAGAAACTATATTTGCATTCTTTCTTCCTATCTGATGCTTGGGCACTTGAAAGAAGTAGGAGAAGTTATTGACCAATGGAAGCAATCGAGCACTACAGAATTTGATGGTTCTGCATGCAGTAGGCTGTTGGATGCATTTGCAGAGGTTGGGTTGACTGAGAAGGCCCACAATTTTCATATTCTGTTGGTTGAGAAGAACTGCGATCCACCAAGTCCATCAAAGTAG
- the LOC121255450 gene encoding 2-oxoglutarate-dependent dioxygenase 19-like — MISIKQLAESPGLTSVPPTHTSTPNPYDHPVSDDPKDSIPVIDFARLTSGTPDQRSKLVHDLGKACQDWGFFMVINHGVPESQMKALIKACGEFFNLTEEEKQEFAGKHVLDSIRCGTSFNASVDKVLFWRDFLKVFVHPKFHSPTKPSGFREILLEYSKRTRKLALDLLEGISVSLGLEDGYMEKAMNLESGLQILAANLYPPCPEPEVAMGMPSHSDHGLLTLLIHNGISGLQVQHKGKWINVNSIPNAFVVNIGDHLEIVSNGRYKSILHRATVNEKDTRISIATVYGPSLDTVVSPAPELINLETNPPAFNGMKYGEYLEMQQSSKLDGKSCLHHVAV; from the exons ATGATAAGCATCAAACAACTAGCTGAATCACCTGGCCTCACCTCCGTCCCTCCCACCCACACTTCCACCCCGAATCCCTATGATCATCCAGTTTCAGATGATCCAAAAGACTCAATCCCCGTCATTGACTTCGCTCGCCTCACCTCCGGCACTCCCGATCAACGCTCCAAGCTCGTCCATGACCTTGGCAAGGCCTGCCAAGACTGGGGCTTCTTCATG GTGATCAATCATGGTGTGCCCGAGAGCCAGATGAAGGCGTTGATCAAGGCTTGCGGTGAGTTCTTCAATCTGACGGAGGAGGAGAAGCAGGAATTTGCAGGGAAGCATGTTCTGGACTCCATCAGGTGCGGCACCAGCTTTAATGCTTCTGTGGACAAAGTATTATTTTGGAGGGATTTTCTCAAGGTTTTTGTACATCCCAAGTTTCACTCACCGACTAAACCCTCTGGATTCAG AGAGATCTTATTGGAGTACAGCAAAAGAACCCGAAAACTAGCTTTGGACTTGCTGGAAGGAATATCAGTGAGCTTGGGATTAGAAGACGGCTATATGGAAAAGGCCATGAATTTGGAATCGGGTTTACAGATCCTGGCTGCAAACTTGTATCCGCCATGTCCAGAGCCAGAAGTAGCAATGGGCATGCCTTCTCATTCTGATCACGGCCTCTTGACCCTCCTCATACATAATGGGATCTCCGGCCTTCAGGTGCAGCATAAAGGAAAATGGATTAATGTAAATTCCATTCCCAATGCATTCGTGGTTAACATTGGCGACCACTTGGAG ATTGTGAGCAACGGCAGGTACAAGAGTATCTTACATCGGGCAACAGTGAATGAAAAAGATACCAGAATATCGATAGCTACGGTGTATGGACCATCGCTAGACACGGTTGTTAGTCCAGCACCAGAGTTGATTAACCTTGAAACCAATCCACCAGCATTCAACGGAATGAAGTACGGGGAATACTTGGAAATGCAGCAGAGCAGCAAGCTTGATGGCAAATCCTGTTTGCATCATGTGGCTGTCTAG
- the LOC121255451 gene encoding 2-oxoglutarate-dependent dioxygenase 19-like, with product MISIKQLLAQTSGDLTSNIPTAYNFTPNNIHLPVSDELFEDSIPTIDFSLLTSGTPEQRSKIINDLGKACQDWGFFVVINHGVPESLMKVMIETCGEFFKLTEEEKQEYAGKHILDPIFYGTSINGAATQVLFWRDFIKFFVHPKFHCPSKPIGFREISMEYSKRTWEVAKVLMKGISMSLGLEEGYVEKAMNLESGLQLMAANLYPPCSQPEVAIGLPPHSDHGLLTLLIHNGICGLQVQHKEKWVNVYSNPNAFVVNIGNHMEILSNGKYKSAFHRALVNGTDTRISIPILYGPALETVVSPAPELLVDNETSNPPACAGMTYREYLEMLQAKINAKIHN from the exons ATGATAAGCATCAAGCAATTACTAGCTCAAACAAGTGGCGACCTCACCTCCAATATTCCCACCGCTTACAACTTCACTCCCAATAACATCCATCTACCAGTTTCGGATGAATTATTTGAGGATTCCATCCCTACCATCGACTTCTCTCTCCTTACCTCTGGTACTCCCGAGCAACGGTCCAAGATCATCAATGACCTTGGCAAAGCCTGTCAAGACTGGGGCTTTTTCGtg GTGATCAATCACGGTGTGCCGGAGAGCCTGATGAAGGTGATGATTGAGACTTGTGGAGAGTTTTTCAAACTGACGGAGGAGGAGAAGCAGGAATATGCAGGGAAGCATATTTTGGACCCAATCTTTTATGGCACCAGCATTAATGGTGCAGCCACCCAAGTGTTATTTTGGAGGGATTTTATCAAGTTCTTCGTTCATCCCAAGTTTCACTGTCCATCCAAACCCATTGGATTTAG AGAGATTTCAATGGAGTACAGCAAAAGAACGTGGGAAGTAGCCAAAGTGTTGATGAAAGGAATATCAATGAGCTTGGGGTTGGAAGAAGGCTACGTAGAAAAGGCAATGAATTTGGAATCGGGTTTACAGCTTATGGCTGCAAACCTATATCCGCCATGTTCACAGCCGGAAGTAGCAATAGGCTTACCTCCTCACTCAGATCACGGCCTCTTGACCCTTCTTATTCATAATGGGATCTGTGGCCTTCAGGTGCAACATAAAGAAAAGTGGGTCAACGTATATTCCAATCCCAATGCATTCGTGGTTAACATTGGCAATCACATGGAG ATATTGAGTAACGGCAAGTACAAAAGTGCTTTCCATCGGGCACTTGTGAATGGAACGGATACAAGAATATCGATACCAATATTGTACGGACCAGCACTGGAAACAGTAGTGAGCCCAGCACCAGAGTTGTTGGTCGACAATGAAACGTCCAATCCACCAGCATGTGCGGGAATGACGTACAGGGAGTACTTGGAAATGCTGCAGGCCAAAATCAATGCCAAAATTCacaa ctag